In Halobacterium noricense, the genomic stretch TCGCTACGACCTCCAGTACGTCAAACAGCAGTCGTTCTGGTTCGACATGAAACTCGTCATCCGTCAAGTGTGGAAAGTGGTCGTGGACGCCGTCGAAGCATTCTGGAACTAACTACGTGTTTCGAAACCCCTCAGCCAATAGTATATACTTTGAGTATTCAGATGTAAGAGCAACTGTAGAGCGTTCTACTCCGCAAAGAACTTGCGCCCGTCCGTAACGGTGCGCGCTGACGAGAAGGATGAGCTTCGGGACGCCGTCCAGACGGTCAAGGTACGCTCTGAAATAATCCCGCTAATCTCACACCAAAGACCGCGAGCCGGAAGGCGATCGCGTTACAGTCGGCTGCGCCCATCGGAACCAACAAGTTCAGGGGGTCATCTATTGTGCTTGGTGGCGTCATGGGTGCGCTGTTGATGTCCCCACAGTAGGCGACAATTCTTGAAGAGGGCAGAGGTTGAGTTCGGAGTCCTTCGAGCACGCCAAAAGCGAGGCGATTCTCGACCAGTGTGCGGTCAAACAGTTCCACCGATTGGACGGGATGGACGAGCAGTGGGCCAAGGAGTTCGGGTTGAACTACGCCCAGATGCGGTTTGTACAGGATGCCGTCCCAGGGAACGAGGATGCTGGATTTTCGGAGGCGTTAGTTGATGGTGAGTGGCGTGGGATTACAGTGGAGGCGATGCCGAAGGAGAAACAGGTTATTGACGTCGACTCGACTGAGCAGGAACGGTCGTCGCTGCCCGGTGCAGAAAACGAGCGTAGTACGACGTCTTAGGAAAACCATGTCGATGAATGACTGAGTCAAGCTAGCGGGCGGGTCGTCTCAATGGTGGCACGTATTCTGGTCTTAACCAACACAATGTGGGATCTGTGGATGGTGTTGGTTAAGAACTGAGCCGGGGTGGGTTGAGCCGTCGCGTCTGTTCTTCCCCAACACCCCACCGTGTCGAGTGTTCTTCGAATGCCCCTGCTGCCGATTCGGTCTGTTTCCCACTTGGTGATCAGTCGCCCACCCCACTGTGTCGAATGTTCTCCGACGAAGCTAGCTCTGCTCCCCGCCGACTCTCTGCAGTCATTTAGCGCATAGAACGTCTAAAATTCATGAATTCGTCCGTTTCTCGATGAGGTAGTTTTGCTTCCTGTTTCTCGAATATTTTCACATGACGCACTCGACACGCTGGTTTTATATTGTGGTCCGAACAACGAGCGAGTAACGGATGGCGACCTTCACTCGCGATGAACACATCTTTCGCGACGAGGATATGCTTCGGGACGACTACCAGCCGGATTCGATCACGGCTCGTGAGTCGGAACTGAGTTCGTACCAGACCGCACTCCAGCCAGTTATCAACGGCGCCCAACCGCGGAACATCTTCCTCTACGGGAAAACGGGCGTCGGAAAAACAGCTGTCTCCCGCTACATCCTCGAACAACTGCAGTACGACTCGAACCAGTACGACGATGTCTCCCTTTCGGTGTTCTGGCTCAACTGCACGAATCTCTCTTCGTCCTACCAAGTGGCAGTCAACCTCGTCAACACGCTGCGACCGGACGACGACCAGATTAGTACAACTGGCTACCCACAACAGCGCGTCTTCGACCTCTTGTACAGCGAACTCGACGCAATTGGCGGGACGGTCCTGATTGTACTCGACGAGATCGATCACATTGGCAACGACGACGAGATTCTCTATGAGATTCCGCGAGCACGCTCGAACGGCTACCTCACTGAAACGAAGCCCGGCGTCATCGGTATCAGCAACGATTTCGGCTTCCGCGACGACCTCTCCCCAAAAGTGAAAGACACCCTCTGCGAGGAAGAAATTCACTTCTCACCGTATAACGCGCCTGAGCTGGAAGCCATCCTCGAACGTCGTGCGGAGGGCGCCCTCTACGAGGATGCAACGGAATCAGGCGTGCTCTCGCTGTGTGCCGCAATCGCTGCACAGGACTCAGGTAGTGCGAGACAGGCGCTCGACCTGCTGTATCAGGCCGGCGAACTCGCACGCGCGGCAAAGCGTGAACAGATCAACGAAGACGACGTTCACGCGGCCCGGAACAAACTCGAACGAAGCCAGGTCGAACACGGCATGCGCGAACTCACCCGCCACGGACATCTTTCGTTAGTCGCCGTCCTGCACCTAGCTCTTGAATCCGCAGGGCCGTTCCGCGTTCGAGATATCTATCCACGCTATCGGACGATCGCCGAACAGTCAGATATCGATCCCCTCGTTCGCCGTCGGATGCACGACCACCTTGCGGATCTCGCGATGCTCGGGATCCTTGATCGCCACTCCCGGAACGAGGGTCGCTCCGGTGGCCAGTACTATGAGTACGAGTTCGCTGTCGACCTCGACCTAGTTGCTAATGTGGTTAGCGACTTCGAGGGACTCATCCTACCCCGGCGCGTCGTTGAACTGACGCAGTCGATCGAGTGAATCGTTGCGGGGTCTGTAGGATCGTTGTTGGTTACTTAACGCTCGTCGAGAACACTCGACAGGGTGGGGTGTGGGAGGAGGACACTGGACTGTTTCACAGGGAACACTCGACACCGTGGAGTGCTGGTTCGACCGGTTCAGGCCAGTGCTGTGAACATTCGACGTCGTGGGGTGGCTCACTGCCCGGAACACTCGACACAGTGGGGTGTCGGGAGTGATTCCCATTCAAAACTCGTCGTAGTGGTGTCTACCCGTCAGTTTGTCGGACTGGCAGACACTCCACTACTGCAAGTCAACCGCCTCGGGGTCAAGCCCCGCGGCATCCGCCTCGTCTCCCCTGTGAAGCGGGTAGGCTTGCCACTACCAATCGCGCGTTGTGGTCGTGTTTCAAGCAGTGCTTGGTTGCGTACTGTCGCTCTCGAACCTCTGTTACCAGGTGAGCCCCTCGTACGTGAGGCCATCACGGCGCTCGATAATGCGTCGGCCGTCGACGACGACTCGTGTTTCCATGGCATCGAACTCCTCGTCGAGTACAGCGAACTCGTCCCAGTCAGTACAGACGACACACGCGCTTGCACCCGCAAGTGCATCCTGTGGTGCGTCAGTATACTCGATGTCTGGGAAGTGCGTGCGCATGTTCTCGGCGGCGACTGGGTCGTAGGCAGCGACGTTTGCACCACGCTCTTGAAGGCTATTGATAACGGGAATCGCCCTGGAGTCCCGGACGTCGTCAGTGCCGGGTTTGAACGCAAGCCCAAGCACGGCGACGTGCTCGCTCTCGACGGCGACGTGTTTGTCAAGGAGCGAGAGAAGGCGTTCGGGTTGGCGGTCGTTGACCTCAACGGCGGCTTCGAGCATCGCCGGCTCGTAGCCAGTCTCTTTGGCCGCGTTGATGATGGCGTTCGTGTCTTTCCCGAAGCAGCTACCGCCCCAGCCAAGACCACTACGGAGGAAGCGC encodes the following:
- a CDS encoding orc1/cdc6 family replication initiation protein, translated to MATFTRDEHIFRDEDMLRDDYQPDSITARESELSSYQTALQPVINGAQPRNIFLYGKTGVGKTAVSRYILEQLQYDSNQYDDVSLSVFWLNCTNLSSSYQVAVNLVNTLRPDDDQISTTGYPQQRVFDLLYSELDAIGGTVLIVLDEIDHIGNDDEILYEIPRARSNGYLTETKPGVIGISNDFGFRDDLSPKVKDTLCEEEIHFSPYNAPELEAILERRAEGALYEDATESGVLSLCAAIAAQDSGSARQALDLLYQAGELARAAKREQINEDDVHAARNKLERSQVEHGMRELTRHGHLSLVAVLHLALESAGPFRVRDIYPRYRTIAEQSDIDPLVRRRMHDHLADLAMLGILDRHSRNEGRSGGQYYEYEFAVDLDLVANVVSDFEGLILPRRVVELTQSIE